From a region of the Georgenia yuyongxinii genome:
- a CDS encoding type II toxin-antitoxin system Phd/YefM family antitoxin yields the protein MRTMSYSESRAKYAETLNSVVDNREEVVITRAGHDPVVIVSLDDYESLKETAYLLRSPENARRLLTSIERLEGGAGIVRDIEE from the coding sequence ATGCGCACGATGTCCTACTCGGAGTCCCGTGCGAAGTATGCGGAGACGCTCAACTCCGTCGTGGACAACCGCGAGGAAGTGGTCATTACACGAGCGGGTCACGATCCCGTGGTCATCGTCTCCCTCGACGACTACGAGTCGCTCAAGGAGACCGCCTACCTCCTCCGCAGTCCCGAGAACGCACGACGCCTGCTGACCTCGATCGAGAGGCTTGAGGGAGGCGCCGGCATCGTCCGGGACATCGAGGAATGA
- a CDS encoding Txe/YoeB family addiction module toxin, which produces MRLVWDELAWADYIWWQSEDRRVLKRINLVIKDIARNGNEGLGKPEPLKHGFQGYWSRRITDEHRLVYKTVGEEIRIAACRYHYGR; this is translated from the coding sequence ATGAGGCTCGTCTGGGACGAGCTGGCCTGGGCCGACTACATCTGGTGGCAGTCAGAGGACCGAAGGGTCCTCAAGCGAATCAACCTGGTCATCAAGGACATCGCCAGAAACGGCAACGAGGGCCTCGGTAAGCCCGAGCCCCTGAAGCACGGGTTTCAGGGTTACTGGTCGCGGAGGATCACCGACGAGCACCGGCTGGTCTACAAGACGGTCGGCGAGGAGATCCGCATAGCGGCCTGTCGATACCACTACGGGCGGTGA
- a CDS encoding TA system VapC family ribonuclease toxin: MPGAETTRLLDVNVLVALTNPTHIRHESAHRWLARLPDSVRWATTPMTEASFIRLMTNPAVAGQDVTASAALDVLAQMRDVPDHVFVPDDSSLAVPHIDLTALVGHQQVTDFHLVNLAAATGAVLATFDTRIASALAPTDRHHVETIDGETAAY; encoded by the coding sequence ATGCCGGGCGCTGAGACCACGCGCTTGCTGGACGTGAACGTCCTCGTCGCACTGACGAACCCCACGCACATCCGGCACGAGAGCGCACACCGATGGTTGGCCCGACTTCCAGACTCCGTGCGCTGGGCCACCACACCGATGACCGAGGCCAGCTTCATCAGGCTGATGACGAACCCGGCGGTCGCTGGTCAGGATGTGACGGCCAGCGCCGCCCTAGACGTCCTCGCCCAGATGCGCGACGTTCCCGATCACGTATTTGTGCCGGACGACTCCAGCCTCGCAGTGCCACACATCGACCTGACGGCCCTGGTCGGACATCAGCAGGTGACCGACTTTCACCTCGTCAACCTCGCGGCTGCCACGGGAGCGGTACTGGCCACGTTCGATACGCGGATCGCATCCGCGTTGGCACCGACGGACCGCCACCATGTCGAGACCATCGATGGCGAGACCGCGGCGTACTGA
- a CDS encoding DUF2191 domain-containing protein, translated as MRTTLDLDDAVLAAVRAKARSENISLGRAASDLVRQGLAAGRIAHRAGFPVFQSPPSGHVITDDLVDRFRDDAGR; from the coding sequence GTGCGCACCACGCTTGATTTAGACGATGCCGTTCTCGCTGCGGTGCGAGCGAAGGCTCGGTCCGAGAACATCTCCTTGGGCCGCGCGGCCTCCGACCTTGTCCGCCAGGGGCTCGCTGCCGGGCGTATCGCGCACCGCGCGGGATTCCCCGTGTTCCAGTCGCCGCCCTCCGGGCACGTCATTACCGACGACCTCGTCGATAGGTTCCGCGACGATGCCGGGCGCTGA
- a CDS encoding GmrSD restriction endonuclease domain-containing protein has translation MIDGLSGAFLMLGLGAIVVGLLAVVTGRWPRWVRGRKGGAAALAAAFVLTLAGGATAAPAGESDLARPAEGASATAEPAPTQTRTTPSPTPSPAPTPIPTPSPSPTAEPAAPDAAVGTALAAVGDLEVKGRAPKTGYDRDLFAYRQYDQDRNGCDIRNDILRRDLTGISIQPGTNGCVVQTGTLDDPYSGTAIAFTRGTGTSNAVQIDHVVALSDAWQKGAQSWDAATMREFGNDPLNLLAVDGGLNAQKGDGDTATWLPPSGAFRCAYVARQVAVKSEYDLWVTGAERDAMVRVLSACPEELLPERTNVPLMPGAERASAPAAPAPAPSPAPVPAPAPAPAPAPAPAGGATDPRFGTCKEAKSNGFGPYVSGVDPEYGWYRDGDSDGIVCER, from the coding sequence GTGATCGATGGCCTCTCCGGCGCCTTCCTGATGCTCGGGCTCGGCGCCATCGTGGTCGGGCTGCTCGCCGTGGTGACCGGTCGGTGGCCGCGCTGGGTTCGTGGTCGCAAGGGCGGCGCGGCCGCCCTTGCTGCGGCCTTCGTCCTGACCCTGGCCGGCGGCGCCACGGCCGCCCCGGCGGGAGAGTCCGATTTGGCGCGCCCTGCGGAGGGCGCCTCGGCGACGGCGGAACCCGCCCCGACCCAGACGCGGACGACGCCGTCGCCCACGCCGTCGCCTGCCCCGACACCCATCCCGACGCCGAGCCCGTCTCCGACGGCGGAACCGGCGGCGCCGGACGCTGCGGTGGGCACCGCGCTGGCCGCCGTCGGTGACCTCGAGGTAAAGGGCCGGGCCCCGAAGACCGGCTACGACCGCGACCTGTTCGCCTACCGCCAGTACGACCAGGACCGCAACGGCTGCGACATCCGCAACGACATCCTCCGTCGCGACCTCACCGGGATCTCCATCCAGCCGGGCACCAACGGTTGCGTGGTGCAGACCGGCACCCTCGACGACCCGTACAGCGGCACCGCGATCGCCTTCACCCGTGGGACCGGCACGTCCAACGCTGTCCAGATCGACCACGTCGTGGCGCTCAGCGACGCCTGGCAGAAAGGCGCGCAGTCCTGGGATGCGGCGACGATGCGCGAGTTCGGCAACGACCCGCTCAACCTCCTTGCCGTTGACGGTGGGCTCAACGCCCAGAAGGGCGACGGCGACACCGCCACCTGGCTGCCGCCCAGCGGGGCGTTCCGGTGCGCCTACGTCGCGCGGCAGGTCGCGGTGAAGTCCGAGTACGACCTCTGGGTCACCGGGGCCGAGCGCGATGCGATGGTGCGTGTGCTTTCCGCCTGCCCGGAAGAGCTTCTGCCCGAGCGGACCAACGTGCCGCTGATGCCCGGCGCCGAGCGCGCGTCGGCGCCGGCGGCGCCTGCGCCTGCTCCTAGTCCTGCCCCAGTTCCGGCACCTGCTCCTGCACCCGCTCCGGCCCCTGCGCCCGCGGGTGGCGCCACGGACCCGCGGTTCGGCACCTGTAAGGAGGCCAAGTCGAACGGCTTCGGCCCGTACGTCTCCGGCGTCGACCCCGAGTACGGCTGGTACCGCGACGGCGACAGCGACGGCATCGTCTGCGAGCGCTGA
- a CDS encoding monooxygenase, which translates to MPTLLQVDFPTDGPWGEQMAAAYAELADLISRTPGLRWKIWTEREEDGISGGVYLFDDEPSARAYLAEHTARLSSFGISDIRALVLDVNHALTATTRGPLSA; encoded by the coding sequence ATGCCGACACTCCTGCAGGTCGACTTCCCGACCGACGGGCCCTGGGGAGAGCAGATGGCCGCCGCCTACGCCGAGCTGGCCGACCTCATCAGCCGGACCCCGGGACTGCGCTGGAAGATCTGGACCGAGCGCGAGGAGGACGGGATCTCGGGCGGCGTCTATCTGTTCGACGACGAACCCTCCGCCCGCGCGTACCTCGCCGAGCACACGGCCAGGTTGAGCTCCTTCGGGATCAGCGACATCCGTGCTCTGGTGCTCGACGTCAACCACGCCCTGACAGCTACGACCCGCGGGCCGTTGTCGGCCTGA
- a CDS encoding SDR family oxidoreductase, whose translation MSTYVVTGAASGIGLVTAEILSGRGHRVLGVDLRGSDIDADLSTTAGRTAMVEQVTARTDGRIDAIVACAGLSSPTTDTVRVNYYGAVSTLEGLRPLLAGSHAPRALAVVSMASIFPPDEQLLSLLLDGADEESAVARAAELAADERAPQIYGTTKRALSLWLRSRAPEPAWAGAGIPLNAVAPGIIETPMTTDLIATEEAKTELLKTVPMPLNGIAKPEVVGNLIAWLTGEENTHLCGQVVFVDGGSDAVLRGASTW comes from the coding sequence ATGAGTACCTACGTCGTCACCGGCGCCGCCTCCGGCATCGGGCTCGTGACCGCCGAGATCCTCTCCGGGCGCGGCCACCGCGTCCTGGGTGTGGACCTGCGGGGTTCGGACATCGACGCCGACCTGTCCACCACCGCCGGGCGGACCGCCATGGTGGAGCAGGTCACCGCTCGCACCGACGGACGCATCGACGCGATCGTCGCCTGCGCCGGCTTGTCCTCGCCCACCACGGACACGGTCCGCGTCAACTACTACGGCGCCGTCTCGACGCTCGAGGGGCTGCGGCCCTTGCTCGCCGGTTCCCACGCCCCGCGCGCTCTCGCCGTCGTCTCGATGGCGTCCATCTTCCCGCCGGACGAGCAGCTGCTGTCCCTCCTGCTCGACGGCGCGGACGAGGAGAGCGCCGTCGCCCGCGCGGCCGAGCTCGCCGCCGACGAGCGCGCCCCGCAGATCTACGGCACCACCAAGCGCGCCCTCTCCCTGTGGCTGCGCAGCCGCGCCCCGGAGCCGGCGTGGGCCGGTGCCGGTATCCCGCTGAACGCCGTCGCCCCCGGGATCATCGAGACCCCCATGACCACGGACCTGATCGCCACCGAGGAGGCCAAGACAGAGCTCCTCAAGACGGTACCCATGCCGCTCAACGGCATCGCCAAGCCCGAGGTGGTCGGCAACCTGATCGCGTGGCTGACGGGTGAGGAGAACACCCACCTGTGCGGCCAGGTCGTCTTCGTCGACGGAGGCTCGGACGCGGTGCTGCGCGGCGCCAGCACCTGGTGA
- a CDS encoding DUF4386 domain-containing protein has product MTTRRIATLTGWLMVVTFVTSIPAAFLYAPMRENPASITGAGADPTASVALAALLELILIVANVGTAVVPYVVFKRYSQGLALSYVAARLIEAMFIAIGIIAALAFVFMRQEGTATDPGIGEALVAIYWQAFLIGPGIFAGVANGMILGYLMFRSGLVPRGLAVLGLIGGPLLVVTAVAIMFDVIEPGSPLRTLAVAPEFVWELSFGIYLIVKGFKPSPVLAGIDAAPGARGARS; this is encoded by the coding sequence ATGACTACGAGGAGGATCGCCACCCTCACCGGCTGGTTGATGGTGGTCACCTTCGTGACCTCGATCCCCGCGGCCTTCCTCTACGCCCCCATGCGGGAGAATCCCGCTTCCATCACCGGAGCCGGCGCCGACCCCACCGCGAGCGTGGCGCTGGCCGCTCTGCTCGAGCTGATCCTCATCGTCGCGAACGTCGGCACCGCGGTGGTGCCGTACGTGGTCTTCAAGCGCTACAGCCAGGGCCTCGCCCTGAGCTACGTCGCCGCTCGCCTCATCGAGGCCATGTTCATCGCTATCGGGATCATCGCCGCTCTCGCGTTCGTGTTCATGCGCCAGGAAGGCACGGCCACCGATCCAGGAATTGGCGAGGCTCTCGTCGCCATCTACTGGCAGGCCTTCCTGATCGGGCCGGGCATCTTCGCCGGCGTCGCGAACGGCATGATCCTGGGCTACCTGATGTTCCGGTCCGGGCTGGTGCCTCGAGGCCTGGCGGTGCTCGGACTCATCGGCGGTCCACTGCTCGTCGTCACGGCCGTCGCCATCATGTTCGACGTCATCGAACCCGGATCCCCGCTGCGGACCCTCGCGGTCGCGCCGGAGTTCGTCTGGGAGCTGTCGTTCGGCATCTACCTCATCGTCAAGGGGTTCAAGCCGTCTCCGGTTCTCGCTGGGATAGACGCAGCGCCCGGCGCCCGAGGCGCGAGGTCGTAG
- a CDS encoding MFS transporter: MSDDPNLIRVDGTDRVFKRSRILVVLLIPIAMALVAVSSINVALPTISHTLGATDSDLQWVLSGYALTFGITLVPAGRVGDVLGRGTFFVIGLLVFSLASLACGLAPTPEFLNISRLAQGIGAGLYNPQTMGMIQQYWRGMERAKAFGLFGTVVAVSVAVGPILAGVIIDTFGPEAGWRTTFLINFPLGLLGCILALCWFPFGKERVRRAARKTAKLARRARTTADGATAVVRQKVDLDPVGATLLAVAVLCVMLPFMSDGGSLVWLLLAAGVGLLVLWILWERRYKARGRAPMVDLSLFAFPSFSNGTAVAGTFFLGSTSIFVVVALYMQNGLGASALETGLVGLPNAIVSAFAAIWAGRRALSRGRTIVAGALGCVILGVVLSVGVVLLIEAFGISFWWLALTLTFAGVGQGALGSANQTLALENVPTAYGGTAGGVKSTAERIGTAVGNAMITAVFFGVVGAGNWSTAFAAAFGAVSVCLLISLIVALHDRRVTGDGPAAPAVPAG, translated from the coding sequence GTGAGCGACGACCCCAACCTGATCCGCGTGGACGGGACCGACCGCGTCTTCAAGCGCAGCCGCATCCTCGTCGTCCTGCTCATTCCCATCGCGATGGCGCTCGTCGCGGTCTCCTCGATCAACGTCGCGCTGCCGACGATCTCGCACACCCTCGGCGCCACGGACTCCGACCTGCAGTGGGTGCTGTCCGGCTACGCGCTGACCTTCGGGATCACGCTCGTGCCGGCCGGCCGCGTCGGGGACGTCCTGGGCCGCGGCACGTTCTTCGTGATCGGCCTCCTGGTGTTCTCCCTCGCCTCGCTCGCCTGCGGCCTGGCGCCGACCCCGGAGTTCCTCAACATCTCCCGCCTCGCCCAGGGCATCGGCGCGGGCCTGTACAACCCGCAGACCATGGGGATGATCCAGCAGTACTGGCGCGGCATGGAGCGCGCGAAGGCCTTCGGCCTCTTCGGCACCGTGGTCGCCGTCTCCGTGGCGGTCGGCCCGATCCTGGCGGGCGTCATCATCGACACGTTCGGTCCTGAGGCCGGCTGGCGCACCACGTTCCTCATCAACTTCCCCCTCGGTCTTCTCGGCTGCATCCTCGCCCTGTGCTGGTTCCCGTTCGGCAAGGAACGGGTCCGTCGCGCCGCCCGGAAGACGGCGAAGCTCGCCCGCCGGGCGCGGACGACGGCGGACGGCGCGACCGCTGTCGTGCGACAGAAGGTCGACCTCGACCCCGTCGGGGCCACGCTCCTCGCGGTCGCCGTGCTGTGCGTGATGCTGCCGTTCATGTCCGACGGCGGCAGCCTCGTCTGGCTGCTGCTCGCGGCCGGCGTCGGGCTGCTGGTCCTGTGGATCCTCTGGGAGCGCAGGTACAAGGCACGCGGGCGGGCGCCGATGGTGGACCTCTCGCTGTTCGCGTTCCCCTCGTTCTCCAACGGGACGGCCGTGGCCGGCACGTTCTTCCTCGGCTCGACCTCGATCTTCGTGGTGGTCGCGCTGTACATGCAGAACGGCCTGGGGGCCAGCGCGCTCGAGACCGGCCTCGTCGGCTTGCCGAACGCGATCGTCTCCGCCTTCGCCGCCATCTGGGCCGGGCGTCGCGCGCTCTCCCGCGGGCGCACGATCGTCGCCGGCGCGCTGGGCTGCGTCATTCTCGGCGTCGTGCTCAGCGTGGGCGTCGTGCTGCTGATCGAGGCGTTCGGCATCAGCTTCTGGTGGCTGGCCCTGACGCTGACCTTCGCCGGCGTCGGCCAGGGCGCGCTCGGCTCGGCGAACCAGACCCTCGCCCTGGAGAACGTCCCCACCGCCTACGGCGGCACTGCCGGCGGGGTGAAGTCGACGGCGGAGCGCATCGGCACCGCCGTCGGCAACGCGATGATCACGGCGGTCTTCTTCGGTGTCGTCGGTGCCGGCAACTGGTCGACGGCGTTCGCCGCCGCGTTCGGAGCCGTGTCCGTGTGCCTGCTGATCTCGCTGATCGTCGCGCTGCACGACCGCCGGGTCACCGGTGACGGGCCCGCCGCCCCGGCGGTGCCGGCCGGCTGA
- a CDS encoding DUF1905 domain-containing protein: MTYEFDAKLWIWDARQADSWTFVDLPPDVADDVLELAGPFTRGFGSVRVEVAVGGTVWRTSIFPSKAKRTYVLPIKKAVRRAEQLAPGDTARVRIELVDVSPR; this comes from the coding sequence GTGACGTATGAGTTCGACGCCAAGCTGTGGATCTGGGACGCCCGGCAGGCCGACAGCTGGACGTTCGTCGACCTGCCTCCCGACGTCGCGGACGACGTCCTCGAGCTCGCCGGGCCCTTCACCCGCGGCTTCGGGTCCGTGCGGGTCGAGGTCGCGGTCGGCGGCACCGTGTGGCGCACCTCGATCTTCCCGAGCAAGGCCAAGCGCACCTACGTGCTGCCGATCAAGAAGGCCGTGCGGCGGGCGGAGCAGCTCGCGCCCGGGGACACCGCGCGGGTGCGGATCGAGCTGGTCGACGTCTCGCCGCGCTGA
- a CDS encoding nitroreductase family deazaflavin-dependent oxidoreductase codes for MDGEYAPSTSARSRKQVAEFEASGGTRANTMRGYPIVVVTMLGARSGKVRKVPLMRVEHDGRFLAVASLGGAPRHPEWYHNLRAHPHARVQDGADVVATTARELDGEERALWWERAVAAFPDYAAYQRRTARQIPVILLEPDGG; via the coding sequence GTGGACGGGGAGTACGCGCCGAGCACGTCTGCGCGGTCCCGCAAGCAGGTCGCGGAGTTCGAGGCCTCGGGCGGCACGCGGGCGAACACCATGCGCGGCTACCCCATCGTCGTGGTGACGATGCTGGGGGCGCGCAGTGGGAAGGTCCGCAAGGTCCCCCTCATGCGGGTCGAGCACGACGGTCGCTTCCTCGCGGTCGCCTCGCTGGGCGGGGCGCCGCGGCACCCGGAGTGGTACCACAACCTGCGCGCGCACCCGCATGCCCGGGTCCAGGACGGGGCCGACGTCGTCGCTACCACGGCCCGCGAGCTCGACGGCGAGGAGCGGGCGCTCTGGTGGGAGCGGGCGGTGGCTGCGTTTCCGGACTACGCCGCATACCAGCGGCGCACCGCTCGGCAGATCCCGGTGATCTTGCTCGAGCCGGACGGGGGCTGA
- a CDS encoding NAD-dependent epimerase/dehydratase family protein: MRVLLAGATGVIGRPLVERLHAAGHDVVGLTRSEAGAQRLRDAGAKAVVADILDHDRLLRALDGVRADAVVHEGTALARMPMAHRDLYPTDRLRTRGTANLLQAARQVGAGRFVTQSFLYVYGFVDHGAEPLTEDAPLGAAGGGSFDVHVAAMRANEEHVLTARGLDGIALRYAFFYGSEPGTFGLLDMATKRRLPAPARGTALSAVHVEDAAAATVAALERGRPGHAYNVADDHPLTWTEYLDAYAAAAGAPPPWRLPNAAFSLVSPYLGALMTRASIRLDNTLAKRDLGWSPAYPDIHQGLAAVTEDWRRARAQGDAQARAQARPGLGRT; this comes from the coding sequence GTGAGGGTCCTGCTTGCCGGTGCGACCGGCGTGATCGGCCGACCGCTCGTCGAGCGGCTGCACGCGGCCGGGCACGATGTTGTCGGGCTCACGCGGTCCGAGGCCGGGGCCCAGCGGCTCCGGGACGCCGGGGCGAAGGCTGTCGTCGCCGACATCCTCGACCACGACCGACTGCTGCGGGCGCTCGACGGCGTGCGCGCGGACGCCGTCGTCCACGAGGGCACGGCGCTGGCGCGGATGCCGATGGCTCACCGCGACCTGTACCCCACCGACCGCCTGCGCACCCGCGGCACAGCCAACCTCCTCCAGGCGGCTCGGCAGGTCGGCGCTGGGCGGTTCGTGACCCAGTCCTTCCTGTACGTCTACGGCTTCGTCGACCACGGCGCGGAGCCGCTCACCGAGGACGCGCCGCTCGGCGCCGCCGGGGGCGGCAGCTTCGACGTCCACGTCGCCGCCATGCGGGCCAACGAGGAGCACGTCCTCACCGCGCGCGGGCTCGACGGCATCGCCCTGCGCTACGCGTTCTTCTACGGCTCCGAGCCCGGCACGTTCGGCCTGCTCGACATGGCCACGAAGCGCCGGCTGCCGGCACCGGCGCGCGGGACCGCACTGTCCGCCGTCCACGTCGAGGACGCCGCCGCCGCGACCGTGGCCGCCCTCGAGCGCGGCCGCCCGGGCCACGCGTACAACGTCGCCGACGACCACCCGCTGACCTGGACCGAGTACCTCGACGCCTATGCCGCGGCAGCCGGCGCGCCGCCGCCGTGGCGGCTGCCGAACGCCGCGTTCTCCCTCGTCTCGCCCTACCTCGGGGCACTGATGACGCGCGCGAGCATCCGGCTGGACAACACCCTGGCGAAACGGGATCTGGGCTGGTCGCCCGCCTACCCGGACATCCACCAGGGCCTGGCCGCCGTCACCGAGGACTGGCGGCGGGCCCGTGCGCAGGGTGACGCCCAGGCCCGTGCGCAGGCGCGACCCGGCTTGGGCCGGACCTAG
- a CDS encoding LLM class flavin-dependent oxidoreductase, which yields MADTTAGDSSRKRIGFLSFGHYQAAAGSHTRSAADALLQTIELAVAAEELGVDGAYVRVHHFARQLASPIPLLAAIGARTSRIEIGTGVIDMRYENPLYMAESAAAADLIAGGRLQLGISRGSPEQVIEGYRYFGYHPAEGQSDADMARQHTDVLLRAVEGARFAEPNPRPMFPNPPGPLGIEPQSPGLRDRLWWGSGTRATARWTAEQGMNLMSSTLLTEDTGVPFDELQAEQIEVFRQAWREAGWQREPRVSVSRSVIPLTTDLDRAYFGGREDERHDQVGILEGVRARFGKSYTGEPDVLAEELAQDAAVQAADTVLLTVPNQLGVDYNLHLLESIAAHVAPAIGWSPALEGK from the coding sequence ATGGCGGACACGACGGCGGGGGATAGCTCGCGCAAGCGGATCGGGTTTCTCTCGTTCGGGCACTACCAGGCCGCCGCGGGCTCACACACCCGCTCCGCGGCCGACGCCCTGCTGCAGACGATCGAGCTCGCCGTCGCCGCGGAGGAGCTGGGTGTCGACGGCGCTTACGTGCGGGTGCACCACTTCGCCCGGCAGCTCGCGTCGCCGATCCCGCTGCTCGCCGCCATCGGGGCCCGCACATCACGCATCGAGATCGGCACCGGCGTGATCGACATGCGGTACGAGAACCCGCTCTACATGGCCGAGAGCGCCGCCGCCGCCGACCTGATCGCAGGCGGCCGCCTGCAGCTGGGGATCAGCCGCGGCTCGCCGGAGCAGGTGATCGAGGGCTACCGGTACTTCGGCTATCATCCCGCCGAAGGGCAGAGCGACGCCGACATGGCCAGGCAACACACCGACGTCCTCCTTCGCGCCGTCGAGGGGGCGCGGTTCGCCGAACCGAACCCGCGGCCGATGTTCCCCAACCCGCCCGGGCCGCTCGGGATCGAGCCACAGTCGCCAGGGCTGCGCGACCGGCTCTGGTGGGGCTCCGGCACCCGCGCCACCGCCCGGTGGACCGCCGAGCAGGGCATGAACCTCATGAGCTCGACCCTGCTCACCGAGGACACCGGGGTGCCGTTCGACGAGCTCCAGGCCGAGCAGATCGAGGTCTTCCGGCAGGCGTGGCGGGAGGCGGGCTGGCAGCGCGAGCCACGCGTGTCGGTGTCCCGCAGCGTCATCCCGCTCACCACCGACCTGGACCGCGCCTACTTCGGCGGGCGCGAGGACGAGCGGCACGACCAGGTGGGGATCCTCGAGGGGGTCCGGGCCAGGTTCGGCAAGAGCTACACGGGGGAGCCAGACGTTCTCGCCGAGGAGCTGGCGCAGGACGCCGCCGTGCAGGCCGCCGACACGGTGCTGCTCACCGTGCCGAACCAGCTCGGCGTCGACTACAACCTCCACCTGCTCGAGAGCATCGCCGCGCACGTGGCCCCCGCGATCGGGTGGTCGCCTGCACTGGAGGGGAAGTGA
- a CDS encoding SRPBCC family protein, producing the protein MTTKVEKSILVNVPAAMAYNQWTQFEDFPQFMGGVKSVTQLSDDRLEWVAEIAGVKRRWEARILEQVPDRKVAWAATEGATNAGAVTFEDVGGGQTAVHLTLEYEPEGLVEKVGDALNIVEKQAEGDLGRFKAFIESEGYATGAWRGSVNEGAGVGTPGVEAAAGTEGDKGKAGISGKAAALGVGAVAAGVAAAAALSGSKDDEDDVADTTITPVEPVVPVTPVVPVTPVEPVPGTRAAEPYMTDEDKNV; encoded by the coding sequence ATGACCACGAAGGTGGAGAAGTCGATCCTGGTGAACGTGCCGGCGGCGATGGCGTACAACCAGTGGACCCAGTTCGAGGACTTCCCGCAGTTCATGGGCGGGGTCAAGAGCGTGACCCAGCTCAGTGACGACCGCCTGGAGTGGGTGGCCGAGATCGCCGGCGTCAAGCGCCGGTGGGAGGCCCGAATCCTTGAGCAGGTGCCGGACAGGAAGGTGGCCTGGGCCGCGACGGAGGGGGCCACCAACGCCGGTGCCGTCACCTTCGAAGACGTCGGTGGCGGGCAGACGGCCGTCCACCTCACGCTGGAGTACGAGCCCGAGGGGCTGGTCGAGAAGGTGGGCGACGCCCTCAACATCGTCGAGAAGCAGGCCGAGGGCGACCTCGGGCGGTTCAAGGCCTTCATCGAGTCCGAGGGGTACGCGACCGGCGCGTGGCGCGGCTCCGTCAACGAGGGCGCCGGCGTCGGTACACCGGGCGTCGAGGCTGCGGCCGGGACCGAGGGCGACAAGGGCAAGGCCGGCATCTCCGGCAAGGCCGCCGCGCTCGGCGTCGGTGCCGTCGCAGCCGGCGTGGCCGCCGCTGCGGCGCTGAGCGGGTCCAAGGACGACGAGGACGACGTCGCCGACACGACCATCACGCCGGTCGAGCCGGTCGTCCCGGTCACGCCTGTCGTGCCGGTCACGCCGGTCGAGCCGGTTCCCGGGACTCGGGCGGCCGAGCCCTACATGACCGACGAGGACAAGAACGTCTGA
- a CDS encoding PPOX class F420-dependent oxidoreductase codes for MFREDEVAYLRSQPFGRIATMGVDDQPDVVPVALEFDGTFFWVGGVGGSVLTTRKFRNVAAGRTNVAIIVDDMVSFDPFVARSIRVYGVADGPVERVGMVGPGVFLRVTPTVSWSWNMAGEPVGETWYAATRREHEAPPSGAD; via the coding sequence ATGTTCAGAGAGGATGAGGTCGCCTACCTGCGATCCCAGCCGTTCGGCCGGATCGCGACGATGGGCGTGGACGACCAGCCCGACGTCGTCCCGGTCGCCCTCGAGTTCGACGGCACCTTCTTCTGGGTGGGCGGGGTCGGCGGCTCGGTGCTCACGACGCGCAAGTTCCGCAACGTGGCGGCCGGCCGGACCAACGTCGCGATCATCGTCGACGACATGGTCTCCTTCGACCCGTTCGTCGCCCGCAGCATCCGTGTGTACGGGGTGGCCGACGGCCCGGTCGAGCGGGTGGGCATGGTCGGCCCGGGTGTGTTCCTGCGCGTCACACCCACCGTCTCGTGGAGCTGGAACATGGCCGGCGAACCGGTCGGCGAGACCTGGTACGCGGCGACTCGGAGGGAGCACGAGGCTCCGCCGTCGGGCGCGGACTGA
- a CDS encoding PadR family transcriptional regulator, which translates to MVLTRLILGLLTLAPMTGYDVKKHVDSSIRHFWAADKAQVYRALATLVTDGYATVEVIPQQGRPDRQEHRITDAGRAALREWLASPLPLHADRDPFLARLFFAGELDRAEVGTLLTQRRAQTTQLLAALTAMRSAPPTTHRATYLRTATLENGLAHARAELEWLDAVERDLP; encoded by the coding sequence GTGGTCCTCACCCGTTTGATCCTCGGCCTTCTCACCCTGGCACCGATGACCGGCTACGACGTGAAGAAGCACGTCGACTCGAGCATCAGGCACTTCTGGGCCGCCGACAAGGCCCAGGTCTACCGGGCGCTCGCCACCCTGGTGACGGACGGGTACGCGACCGTCGAGGTGATCCCGCAGCAGGGCCGGCCCGACCGTCAGGAGCACCGCATCACCGACGCCGGGCGCGCTGCCCTCCGGGAGTGGCTCGCCTCTCCCCTGCCGCTGCACGCCGACCGGGACCCCTTCCTCGCCCGACTCTTCTTCGCAGGCGAGCTCGACCGGGCCGAGGTGGGGACCCTCCTCACGCAGCGCCGCGCGCAGACCACACAGCTCCTCGCCGCACTGACCGCCATGCGGTCCGCTCCACCCACCACCCACCGTGCCACCTACCTGCGGACGGCCACCCTCGAGAACGGCCTCGCCCACGCGCGCGCCGAGCTCGAGTGGCTCGACGCCGTCGAAAGGGACCTGCCATGA